A DNA window from Arachis duranensis cultivar V14167 chromosome 3, aradu.V14167.gnm2.J7QH, whole genome shotgun sequence contains the following coding sequences:
- the LOC107478535 gene encoding VAMP-like protein YKT61, with protein MKITSLLVLKCSGEGSDPVILANASDVSHFGYFQRSSVKEFIVFVGRTVAKRTPQGQRQSVQHEEYKVHAYNRNGLCAVGFMDDHYPIRSAFSLLNQVLDEYNKKFGESWRSAQTDSTQPWPYLDEALTKFQDPAEADKLLKIQRELDETKIILHKTIDSVLARGERLDSLVEKSSDLSAASQMFYKQAKKTNQCCTIL; from the exons atgaAGATCACATCTCTGTTGGTATTGAAATGCAGTGGCGAGGGTTCGGATCCGGTGATTCTGGCGAACGCTTCGGACGTGAGCCACTTTGGTTACTTCCAGCGCTCAAGCGTCAAGGAGTTCATCGTCTTCGTTGGTCGCACCGTCGCCAAACGCACTCCTCAGGGCCAGCGTCAATCTGTTCAGCATGAAG AGTACAAGGTGCATGCTTACAACAGAAATGGCCTTTGTGCTGTGGGATTTATGGATGATCACTACCCAATTCGAAGTGCATTTTCTCTTCTCAACCAG GTGTTGGAtgaatataacaaaaaatttggtGAGTCATGGAGAAGTGCTCAAACAGACAGCACTCAACCCTGGCCTTATTTGGATGAAGCTCTGACAAAATTCCAG GACCCTGCAGAGGCTGACAAGTTGTTGAAAATCCAAAGAGAACTAGATGAAACAAAAATCATTCTC CATAAGACTATTGATAGTGTGCTTGCTCGAGGAGAGAGGCTGGACAGTTTAGTTGAAAAGAGTTCTGATTTGAGTGCAGCATCACAG ATGTTCTACAAACAGGCGAAGAAAACCAATCAGTGTTGTACCATATTATAA